One genomic window of Gracilinema caldarium DSM 7334 includes the following:
- a CDS encoding DUF4954 family protein: protein MNNMHQISHIVSGKLGYGFIDSQFLPEGSDEYWQRNQQIGKNAKNWRKLRADEIAILVKNNNFCANWDDFLVSDPFNPHLIRSSQFYGLVRLGAVRENLLQYHDYKIPAGIRDSTIISCDIGDDCAIQNCPYISHYIIGNQVIISRVDEIQVSNHAKFGNGILTPGESEDVRIWIDVMNEAGGRSILPFEDMIPADAYLWATYRDDAELVTKLKDITQNQYGAGRGRYGTIGSWSVIKGCGIIKDVAIGSCAYIKGANKLKNLTILSSADEPTQIGEGVELVNGIIGYGCHIFYGCKAVRFVMGRNSNLKYGARLIHSVLGDNSTVSCCEMLNNLIFPAHEQHHNNSFLIASLVQGQSNIAAGATIGSNHNSRANDGEIRAGRGFWPGLSVTLKHPSRFASYVLIAKGDYPYELDIPLPFSLVNHDVARDRLEVMPAYFWMYNMYALERNAWKAANRDKRVVKIQQIETDYLAPDTAEEILYAMDLLELWTGRAAILAGGENPDTYTEGALRQFGRNLLAAAENRMGGLEVYTEGLERHKRPALVLKPRKAWRAYNRMLRYYALKALLAYAESRPDTRIGELLAELNEGYQKNGAQREHEWVNLGGQIVPSSRLDALRQDIRQGLLTSWDEIHARYEAMAASYRRDAAIHAWAVLLEIPPLDGSAPFTSESLMQGGDLQKLLQEGRETRRWIEAEVYKSRAKDWRDPFKKMTFRNEAEMEAVLGRVEDNPFINMARKETQAFEQRLDALETRLT from the coding sequence ATGAACAATATGCACCAGATAAGCCATATCGTTTCAGGAAAATTAGGTTATGGTTTTATAGACAGCCAGTTTTTGCCCGAAGGCAGCGATGAATATTGGCAAAGAAACCAGCAAATTGGTAAAAATGCAAAAAATTGGCGGAAACTGCGGGCAGATGAAATTGCGATTTTAGTAAAAAACAACAATTTTTGCGCTAATTGGGATGATTTTCTTGTGAGCGACCCCTTTAATCCTCATTTAATTCGTAGTTCACAGTTTTACGGGCTTGTACGGCTTGGGGCAGTGCGGGAAAACTTGCTTCAATACCATGATTATAAAATACCTGCAGGAATCCGGGATAGCACGATTATCTCCTGTGACATTGGCGATGACTGTGCCATACAAAATTGTCCCTATATTTCCCATTACATTATTGGCAATCAGGTCATCATCAGCAGGGTTGATGAAATCCAGGTGTCTAATCATGCCAAATTCGGGAATGGTATTTTGACTCCTGGAGAATCGGAGGATGTACGGATCTGGATTGATGTGATGAATGAGGCTGGAGGCCGCTCCATCCTTCCGTTCGAGGATATGATTCCTGCCGATGCCTATCTCTGGGCTACCTACCGGGATGATGCGGAACTGGTGACAAAGCTTAAGGATATTACTCAAAACCAATATGGCGCAGGCCGGGGCCGATATGGGACCATTGGGTCCTGGTCAGTCATTAAGGGCTGCGGCATCATTAAGGATGTGGCTATTGGCTCCTGTGCCTATATTAAGGGTGCTAACAAACTTAAAAATCTGACCATCCTTTCCAGCGCCGATGAACCTACCCAGATCGGCGAAGGGGTGGAACTGGTTAACGGCATTATTGGGTATGGTTGCCATATCTTTTATGGCTGTAAAGCCGTCCGCTTTGTGATGGGCCGGAACAGCAACCTGAAATACGGAGCCCGGCTCATCCACTCTGTGTTAGGAGATAATTCTACCGTTTCCTGCTGTGAAATGCTCAATAATCTCATTTTTCCGGCCCATGAACAGCATCATAATAATTCCTTTCTTATCGCAAGCCTCGTGCAGGGACAGTCCAATATTGCGGCGGGAGCTACGATTGGTTCTAATCATAATAGCCGTGCCAACGACGGGGAAATCCGGGCGGGCAGGGGCTTCTGGCCGGGCCTATCGGTAACCCTGAAACATCCAAGCCGCTTCGCATCCTATGTGCTCATTGCGAAAGGGGACTATCCCTATGAGCTTGATATCCCCCTTCCTTTTTCGCTGGTAAACCATGATGTTGCCCGGGACCGGCTGGAAGTCATGCCGGCCTATTTCTGGATGTACAACATGTATGCCCTGGAGCGCAATGCATGGAAAGCGGCCAACAGGGATAAGCGGGTCGTTAAAATACAGCAGATTGAAACCGATTACCTCGCCCCTGATACGGCGGAAGAAATTTTGTATGCAATGGACCTTCTGGAGCTGTGGACCGGGCGGGCCGCGATCCTTGCAGGTGGAGAAAATCCCGACACCTATACAGAAGGTGCCCTCCGCCAGTTTGGCAGAAACCTCCTGGCTGCGGCGGAAAACCGCATGGGTGGGCTCGAGGTCTATACGGAGGGCCTGGAACGGCATAAGCGGCCCGCCCTGGTGCTGAAACCGAGGAAAGCCTGGCGGGCCTATAACAGAATGCTCCGCTACTATGCCCTTAAGGCACTGCTTGCCTATGCAGAATCCCGGCCCGATACCAGAATAGGTGAACTTCTGGCAGAGCTTAATGAAGGGTACCAAAAAAATGGGGCACAGCGGGAACATGAATGGGTAAACCTGGGTGGACAGATTGTTCCATCTTCCCGGCTCGATGCGCTGCGGCAGGATATACGCCAGGGACTGCTTACATCCTGGGACGAAATCCATGCCCGCTATGAAGCTATGGCCGCTTCCTATCGCCGGGATGCGGCAATCCACGCCTGGGCAGTCCTCCTGGAGATACCCCCCCTTGATGGATCTGCTCCCTTTACCTCAGAAAGTTTGATGCAGGGGGGCGATTTGCAGAAGCTCCTCCAGGAAGGCCGGGAAACACGCCGCTGGATAGAAGCCGAAGTATATAAAAGCAGGGCTAAGGACTGGCGGGACCCCTTTAAAAAAATGACTTTCCGCAATGAGGCCGAGATGGAAGCCGTCTTAGGTCGAGTGGAGGATAACCCCTTCATCAACATGGCCCGGAAAGAAACCCAGGCTTTTGAACAGCGGCTCGATGCCCTGGAGACGCGGCTCACGTAG
- a CDS encoding nucleoside recognition domain-containing protein — translation MDQKSAIHRIGSALRKAWKPSLQTIQFLLSVMIPVSLGVLILEKTGLLFNISRFLTPFMHLLGLHGESSLVILSAMFMNNYSAIAVIETLHLPLREITILTVMSLIAHNLIVESTVMKKTGSSVTKMVFLRISTALIAAWILNYILPADFGASNMQTISETITTPQQFMMQDIPQIFKSWTLQTGNLILKIVILISLLMVAQKIMEEFGLLEFLGKITGPFMRLLGLPPSTGFLWIVANTLGLAYGSAIMIERVESGKLSLSEGDLFNHHVGISHSLLEDTLLFMAIGVPLFWAVVPRFILAIIIVWMERGRRILFRKSFQVGTL, via the coding sequence ATGGATCAAAAATCAGCTATCCATCGCATAGGTTCTGCCCTTCGCAAAGCCTGGAAGCCCTCACTGCAAACCATCCAGTTTTTACTTTCTGTTATGATTCCCGTCTCACTGGGGGTACTGATCCTGGAAAAAACTGGTTTACTTTTTAACATATCCCGTTTTCTTACACCTTTCATGCATCTCTTGGGGCTCCATGGGGAAAGTTCCCTGGTCATACTCAGTGCTATGTTTATGAATAACTATTCGGCCATTGCGGTTATAGAAACCCTGCATCTTCCCCTACGAGAGATTACGATTTTAACGGTGATGAGCCTCATCGCTCACAACCTTATTGTAGAAAGCACTGTTATGAAGAAAACAGGTTCTTCGGTTACAAAGATGGTCTTCCTCAGAATTTCTACTGCCCTTATAGCCGCATGGATTTTAAATTATATCCTTCCGGCAGACTTTGGTGCAAGCAACATGCAGACTATTTCTGAAACAATAACTACTCCACAACAGTTCATGATGCAGGATATTCCCCAGATTTTTAAGTCGTGGACCCTACAAACAGGAAATCTCATACTTAAAATTGTTATCTTAATAAGTCTCCTCATGGTGGCTCAAAAAATCATGGAAGAATTCGGTTTGCTGGAATTCCTGGGGAAAATCACCGGGCCTTTTATGCGTCTTTTAGGACTTCCGCCCTCGACAGGATTTCTCTGGATTGTGGCGAACACCCTGGGTCTTGCCTACGGATCGGCAATCATGATTGAACGGGTTGAATCAGGGAAGCTCAGTCTTTCCGAAGGAGACCTTTTTAACCATCATGTGGGGATCAGCCATTCACTACTGGAGGATACCCTCCTTTTTATGGCCATTGGAGTCCCCCTTTTCTGGGCCGTGGTACCCCGTTTTATATTGGCTATTATCATTGTCTGGATGGAACGGGGCAGGCGAATCCTCTTTAGGAAATCCTTCCAGGTCGGAACTCTTTAA
- a CDS encoding Trp family transcriptional regulator, whose protein sequence is MKIDDPAVEMNLKELSRTLAATSDAELIADFLRSLLTPSETADIAARWALVKALDNKIPQREIASTLGLSLCKITRGSRELKKPDSPFRKMLHILDNLDR, encoded by the coding sequence ATGAAGATTGATGATCCTGCCGTAGAAATGAACCTTAAAGAACTTTCACGAACCCTGGCTGCCACATCGGATGCAGAACTTATCGCAGACTTTTTACGTAGTCTTTTAACTCCATCGGAAACTGCGGATATTGCAGCCCGTTGGGCTCTGGTAAAAGCGTTGGATAACAAAATACCTCAGCGAGAAATAGCCAGTACCCTGGGACTTTCCCTCTGTAAAATTACTCGTGGCTCCCGGGAATTGAAAAAGCCCGATTCTCCCTTCCGGAAGATGCTTCATATTCTGGATAATCTGGACAGATGA
- a CDS encoding ABC-F family ATP-binding cassette domain-containing protein yields MALISLDSVSKTLGETSLFTNVSFSIEAEEHIGFVGPNGAGKSTLLKILAGILEADQGTITRKRGLHISTLDQVPRWERGDRIRDFLFRSTDPLVQLVDRYERVLQDPASSPETISALNHEMEERGGYNVEHRFSSLLSELDIQDLNVPMETLSGGMVKKVALVRCLASDTDLLLLDEPTNHLDIDTIEWLEKKLIQSGKAFVLVTHDRWFLDTVCNVIIDIDRRGVAKYPGDYSEYLERLEERAQISAGRERRREAILRVELEWLKRGPKARGGKDKKRKERIRELVQGRPEAPEAKPDAFRTSQRRLGGKVLELHQVSKSYEGKPVLKNFSYTLSVGERIGIIGPNGSGKSTLLNLIAGTIEPDSGTVVRGETVAIGYFDQTGAAMNANSSILEYVQSAAERISFDDGTELTAEQFLERFGYPRSMQSQKIEKLSGGERRRLQLVRLLIASPNVLLFDEPTNDIDIGTIALLEDFLRHFQGSVIVVSHDRSFLEGMTDSLWIFDGKGNIQSYVGTYSAWREQQELLQEQIEQERGPKSALVPQDKLQREPIKGQKQKLSFKEKRELEQLLPEISALEEEKTALEAAFSHPESPLARDGKALAEAHRRYETVLHLIDEKTLRWEELAARSDT; encoded by the coding sequence ATGGCACTTATATCATTGGATTCGGTCAGTAAAACCCTCGGGGAGACATCCCTGTTTACCAACGTATCATTTAGCATAGAAGCGGAAGAACATATCGGCTTTGTGGGCCCTAATGGGGCTGGAAAATCGACCCTGCTTAAAATACTTGCCGGGATCCTGGAAGCAGACCAAGGAACCATTACTCGAAAACGGGGTCTGCATATCAGCACCCTGGATCAGGTCCCCCGATGGGAACGGGGGGATCGGATTCGGGACTTTCTCTTCCGTTCCACCGATCCTCTGGTACAGCTTGTGGACCGCTATGAACGGGTACTGCAGGATCCAGCCAGTTCACCGGAAACCATCAGTGCCCTCAATCATGAAATGGAAGAACGGGGGGGATACAACGTTGAACATCGTTTTTCATCGCTCCTGTCTGAATTGGATATCCAGGACCTCAATGTACCCATGGAGACCCTTTCGGGCGGTATGGTTAAAAAAGTCGCTCTGGTCCGCTGTCTAGCCAGCGACACAGACCTGCTCTTGCTGGATGAACCAACCAACCACCTGGATATCGATACGATCGAATGGCTCGAAAAAAAACTTATCCAGAGCGGCAAGGCTTTTGTGCTGGTTACCCATGACCGCTGGTTTCTCGATACGGTCTGCAATGTCATCATTGATATTGACCGCCGGGGAGTAGCTAAATATCCAGGGGATTACAGTGAATACCTTGAACGGCTTGAGGAACGGGCCCAGATTTCTGCAGGGAGGGAACGCCGCCGGGAAGCTATACTCCGAGTGGAACTTGAATGGCTGAAACGGGGTCCCAAAGCCCGGGGCGGGAAAGATAAAAAACGAAAAGAACGGATCCGGGAACTGGTACAGGGCCGGCCAGAGGCCCCCGAAGCAAAACCAGACGCGTTTCGTACAAGCCAACGGCGGCTTGGCGGGAAAGTGTTGGAACTGCACCAGGTGAGTAAATCCTATGAGGGGAAACCGGTGCTTAAAAACTTTTCCTATACCCTATCTGTGGGGGAGCGTATTGGGATTATCGGGCCCAACGGAAGCGGAAAATCTACCCTGCTGAATCTTATCGCCGGCACTATTGAGCCTGACAGCGGTACTGTAGTCAGGGGAGAAACGGTCGCCATCGGTTATTTTGACCAAACCGGAGCAGCCATGAACGCCAATTCGAGCATCCTCGAATATGTGCAAAGCGCAGCAGAACGCATTTCATTTGATGATGGGACAGAGCTCACGGCAGAACAATTTTTGGAACGATTTGGTTATCCCCGCTCTATGCAATCACAAAAAATAGAAAAACTTTCAGGAGGAGAGCGTCGCAGGCTCCAGCTGGTACGGCTGCTCATCGCAAGCCCTAATGTACTTCTCTTTGATGAACCCACCAACGATATTGATATTGGAACCATTGCGCTCCTCGAAGACTTTCTCAGGCATTTTCAGGGCAGTGTCATCGTTGTATCCCATGATCGTTCATTTCTGGAAGGTATGACCGACAGCCTCTGGATATTTGATGGCAAGGGGAATATCCAATCCTATGTGGGAACGTACAGTGCATGGCGGGAACAGCAGGAACTTCTCCAGGAACAGATTGAACAAGAGCGGGGACCGAAATCGGCTCTGGTCCCGCAGGATAAGCTGCAGAGGGAACCTATAAAAGGGCAGAAACAAAAGCTCAGTTTTAAGGAAAAACGGGAACTGGAACAGCTTTTACCAGAAATCTCTGCCCTCGAGGAAGAAAAGACAGCCCTCGAAGCGGCTTTTTCCCATCCTGAAAGTCCCTTGGCCAGAGACGGAAAGGCCCTTGCAGAAGCGCACCGCCGTTATGAGACTGTTCTTCATCTTATTGATGAGAAAACCCTTCGGTGGGAGGAACTGGCTGCTCGCTCTGATACATAA
- a CDS encoding diguanylate cyclase, producing the protein MNSITRFITITSPSLIFAMGGLFLALLLIIFHNAFENRIRGLLHIALANIIISLALVGLVYIGSDYEVIGNLVLYPLLLIGISYIGVGYRCFFNELFEIKSTWFFLPAFGTIIFEIVFLSFSVSQGWNQALLSWMSAILFLSNGIFIIREGLVYKRQNLKALILNQRVLSNFIGIVCLLVACIYFVRGLSLITSLTFLKLFSESYTVILFVMTIAGILFSFGILLLSVLRLQGELASRELRLTQNQYDQLVRTIIDIVPQAIILKDRQSIYLFVNSYFAMLHNKKPEEFVGLTDADLYPSELAQKYRADDRDVIESGLSRSFIEEHVQGDERSWVETIKTPVRDASGTVTGVLVMFIDITGRIRTQEALKESEQKYRELSEQLEKRVEERSRVLREAKRDLDLFFEVTLDYLCIINMNGYFQKVSKSWVIDTGWPEHELVGVSVLQFVFQDDRERLIEASKLLLSGVPLKDFHVRFRRADGSWMMIALSAVGVPDRNLVIAAGHDITRQLEIEERLRQARIDAEQASKAKSLFIATMSHELRTPLNAVLGYSSLLQPYIQDEKGLRYLTSINTAGRSLLAIINDILDLTKAESGRIELVPIPFEIRQLAGELLDIFRFNAEEKGLVVQIQITEAVPKTIMLDQNRLRQVLVNLLGNAIKFTDAGSVSLFIDAKPEGSQNREIHGLTRYHLCIEITDTGIGISEEFRARLFDPFSQQDFKIARKYGGTGLGLAISKRLLDLMGGTIRCEAPEQGGTRFRIDIPQVPATGNDVQYFVTFGHGFEEKIKQQSELIPVVQHEDASLTLLLVGSSEDRLRWFRELLKEKQVNIFEATLDVAQTYPIQQVHGIIFDVPADQKQLDASRELINKWVQVYKTPLLVVIPAKQVEVDRENLLSILSIGGLDYVQEPIDPEEFWLRLMNQIELKTSRTRIAAVNRALSETTSRLQQLSVQVDKLISIDDLTGLANRKTLWYWLIKEIGRCKTHRLSLALMLGDIDHLKQVNDRYGQVLGDQAVTECAHRFARALDKKVLLGRWSGEEFLAILSGEPGVDPETHLAFTQQQAEAVRNQILEEPLVIGRERIQLSISIGICLVVCDDTTSDEESLASALLRTLDDALYRAKTKGRNHVESLRFMYQSEQPVPPTEGFSHQ; encoded by the coding sequence ATGAACTCAATAACCAGGTTCATTACTATTACTAGTCCATCTCTCATTTTTGCAATGGGTGGTCTCTTTCTCGCATTATTATTGATCATATTTCATAATGCGTTTGAAAATCGTATTAGAGGTTTACTGCATATAGCTTTAGCTAATATTATTATATCTCTGGCTTTGGTTGGGCTTGTTTATATCGGTTCAGACTATGAAGTAATTGGAAACCTTGTTCTATATCCTCTGTTATTGATTGGTATTTCGTATATTGGTGTAGGTTATAGATGTTTTTTTAATGAGTTGTTCGAAATAAAAAGTACATGGTTCTTTTTACCAGCCTTTGGTACCATTATTTTTGAAATAGTTTTTTTATCTTTTTCGGTCTCTCAAGGTTGGAACCAGGCTCTGTTATCATGGATGTCTGCTATTTTATTTTTGTCTAATGGAATCTTTATTATCCGTGAAGGATTGGTTTATAAAAGGCAAAATTTAAAAGCTTTGATATTAAATCAGAGGGTATTGTCCAATTTTATTGGTATAGTTTGTTTATTGGTTGCCTGTATCTATTTTGTTCGTGGTTTATCTTTAATTACTTCATTAACATTTTTAAAACTGTTTTCAGAATCTTATACGGTAATCCTCTTTGTTATGACAATAGCAGGAATTCTCTTTAGCTTTGGGATTCTTTTACTGAGTGTACTTCGTTTGCAGGGTGAATTAGCAAGCAGGGAATTGAGATTAACCCAGAACCAGTATGACCAGTTAGTACGGACAATTATTGATATAGTACCACAAGCAATTATTCTGAAAGACCGCCAGTCCATTTATCTCTTTGTTAATTCTTACTTTGCTATGCTGCACAATAAAAAACCTGAAGAATTTGTAGGATTAACCGATGCGGATCTGTATCCTTCAGAGCTTGCTCAAAAATATCGGGCCGATGACCGGGATGTCATTGAGAGTGGTTTAAGCCGTAGCTTTATAGAAGAACATGTTCAGGGAGATGAGCGAAGCTGGGTAGAAACGATAAAGACCCCAGTCCGGGATGCATCTGGGACAGTGACTGGTGTACTTGTTATGTTTATCGATATAACTGGCCGTATCCGGACCCAGGAAGCCCTTAAAGAAAGTGAACAAAAATACAGAGAATTGAGTGAACAACTGGAAAAACGGGTCGAAGAACGATCCAGGGTCTTACGGGAAGCTAAACGGGATTTGGATCTCTTTTTTGAGGTAACCCTGGATTATTTATGTATCATCAATATGAATGGTTATTTCCAAAAGGTGAGCAAGTCCTGGGTTATCGATACGGGCTGGCCAGAACATGAATTGGTGGGGGTTTCGGTTCTGCAATTTGTATTTCAAGATGATAGGGAACGGCTGATTGAAGCTTCAAAATTGCTTCTATCGGGGGTTCCCCTCAAGGATTTTCATGTCCGTTTTAGGCGCGCCGATGGCAGTTGGATGATGATCGCTTTGTCTGCTGTCGGAGTTCCAGATCGGAATCTGGTAATTGCTGCAGGTCATGATATTACCCGACAATTGGAAATTGAAGAACGGCTCAGACAAGCAAGAATAGATGCAGAACAGGCAAGTAAGGCCAAGAGTCTCTTTATTGCTACCATGAGCCATGAACTGCGGACCCCTCTTAATGCTGTTCTAGGCTATAGTTCTCTGTTACAACCCTATATCCAGGATGAAAAAGGTCTTCGCTACCTTACTTCTATCAATACCGCAGGGCGATCCCTGCTTGCTATAATTAATGATATTCTTGACCTGACAAAGGCTGAATCGGGGCGTATCGAGCTAGTGCCAATTCCTTTTGAAATACGCCAATTGGCAGGTGAACTGCTCGATATTTTCAGATTTAATGCTGAAGAAAAAGGGCTCGTCGTCCAGATTCAAATCACCGAAGCTGTACCAAAGACTATTATGCTGGATCAGAACCGGCTTCGCCAGGTTTTGGTAAATTTGTTAGGCAATGCAATAAAATTTACTGATGCTGGCTCAGTAAGCCTTTTTATTGATGCAAAACCTGAAGGTTCTCAGAATAGAGAAATCCATGGTCTCACCAGATACCATCTTTGTATTGAAATTACCGATACCGGTATCGGTATTTCTGAAGAATTTCGGGCCCGTCTTTTTGATCCCTTTAGCCAGCAGGATTTCAAGATTGCCCGGAAATATGGGGGAACCGGACTGGGGCTGGCAATTTCAAAACGTTTGCTGGATCTTATGGGAGGTACAATACGTTGTGAGGCCCCTGAACAGGGTGGAACCCGGTTCAGAATAGACATACCTCAGGTACCTGCTACTGGTAACGATGTTCAGTATTTTGTCACCTTCGGTCATGGTTTTGAAGAAAAAATAAAACAACAATCAGAACTAATTCCAGTAGTGCAACATGAGGATGCATCCTTAACACTGTTGCTTGTAGGAAGCTCTGAAGATCGACTAAGATGGTTTCGGGAATTGTTAAAGGAAAAACAAGTTAATATCTTTGAGGCTACCCTTGATGTTGCCCAAACCTATCCGATTCAGCAGGTCCATGGTATCATATTTGATGTTCCTGCGGATCAGAAACAACTCGACGCTAGCCGGGAACTTATTAATAAATGGGTTCAAGTATATAAAACACCCCTCTTAGTTGTAATTCCAGCGAAGCAAGTAGAAGTGGATCGAGAAAATTTACTTAGTATTTTAAGTATCGGTGGTCTCGATTATGTTCAGGAACCAATAGACCCAGAAGAGTTTTGGCTTCGCTTAATGAACCAGATTGAGCTTAAAACGAGCCGAACCAGGATTGCTGCGGTTAATAGGGCGTTGAGTGAAACTACCAGCCGTTTGCAGCAGTTATCGGTGCAGGTTGATAAGCTTATATCCATAGATGATCTCACCGGACTTGCTAACAGAAAAACACTCTGGTATTGGCTTATAAAGGAAATTGGCCGTTGTAAAACCCATCGACTCAGTCTTGCCCTTATGCTTGGTGATATAGATCATCTGAAACAAGTGAATGATAGGTATGGTCAAGTTTTAGGAGACCAGGCAGTAACCGAGTGTGCTCACCGTTTTGCCCGTGCTCTGGATAAAAAGGTTTTGCTTGGCCGTTGGTCCGGTGAGGAATTTCTGGCAATTCTGAGCGGAGAGCCGGGGGTGGATCCGGAAACACATCTTGCCTTTACGCAGCAACAGGCAGAGGCTGTACGTAATCAGATCCTTGAAGAACCTCTTGTTATTGGCAGAGAAAGGATTCAACTTTCCATCTCTATCGGGATATGTCTTGTAGTCTGTGATGATACAACTTCAGATGAAGAATCTCTTGCTTCGGCTCTGCTCAGGACCCTGGATGATGCTTTATATCGGGCAAAGACAAAGGGACGCAATCATGTAGAATCTCTGCGATTTATGTATCAGAGCGAGCAGCCAGTTCCTCCCACCGAAGGGTTTTCTCATCAATAA
- a CDS encoding ABC transporter permease subunit, with the protein MIHALLVASMPLLLASLGALVSDFSGYLAVFLEGALALGSFLVWVFSVWSNSLSIGFLITMILTGFIGWLLSRFIRWTSANPFVSALALNLGVVGIIETVSVLLYHTKGVLRDPRFPRVDMYFFVWISFLIMILAYAVIYHTPIGLRLRASGRRPEVLLQRGIDPVRYRDGAWVVAAMLAALAGGIITVKVGAYTPGGTTGEGWIALVMVYLGFRRVWGVALAAIIFTFIERLGIEAQGMFSIPSTILLGLPSLLALLLYIISQLLRKE; encoded by the coding sequence ATGATTCATGCACTGCTTGTTGCTTCGATGCCCCTGTTGCTTGCCAGTTTAGGAGCTCTGGTCAGTGACTTTTCTGGTTACCTGGCGGTTTTTTTAGAAGGGGCTCTTGCCCTGGGATCTTTTTTAGTGTGGGTGTTTAGTGTATGGAGCAATTCGCTTTCAATTGGTTTCCTAATAACGATGATATTAACTGGTTTTATCGGTTGGTTACTATCTCGTTTTATCCGCTGGACTAGTGCGAATCCTTTTGTCTCAGCCCTCGCACTCAATTTGGGGGTTGTAGGTATCATTGAGACCGTATCAGTGTTGCTATATCATACTAAAGGTGTTCTTAGAGATCCGCGATTCCCTCGTGTGGATATGTATTTTTTTGTTTGGATCTCATTTCTGATTATGATACTTGCCTATGCTGTAATTTATCATACTCCTATAGGTCTCCGACTGAGGGCTTCTGGCCGACGGCCCGAAGTCCTTCTACAGCGCGGAATAGATCCGGTTCGTTACCGCGATGGTGCCTGGGTAGTGGCAGCGATGCTAGCCGCTCTTGCAGGTGGCATCATTACCGTTAAAGTTGGCGCATATACTCCGGGGGGAACCACGGGAGAAGGATGGATTGCCCTGGTTATGGTGTATCTTGGATTCAGACGTGTTTGGGGTGTAGCCCTAGCAGCTATTATCTTTACATTCATTGAACGATTAGGAATAGAAGCCCAGGGTATGTTCTCAATTCCATCAACTATTTTATTAGGGCTTCCCTCATTGTTGGCTCTTCTTTTATATATTATTTCTCAGCTCTTGAGAAAAGAATAA
- a CDS encoding ABC transporter permease: MKKYMKTRTSAFWGSFFALGSGILLICVIILFMTDNPFVTLKSFFISPWSSRWFIGNTLDLVALYLVTALGVTVAFRGGTFNLGGEGQIYIGGLSATVILLSFPLLPGTLALILAALGSIVLGACLGVISGLLKRFARADELITSFLLSASLTPVADYLIAGPLRDKSGNLLASSRFSSDRILPHLLLPSSLSVSLIWAIGLVLLVYILINRTEGGYRFRVAGASPEFARFGGFPAPTYWVYALGFSGALHGLAGFFAVAGTYGLCHQGFSGGLGWSGIAVALIGRNDPLALFPAALIFAWLKAGSDVAILASGLQFETSAFVQAIVLLFVTVRYVPRFWRKP, from the coding sequence ATGAAAAAATATATGAAAACCCGTACCAGTGCTTTTTGGGGATCCTTCTTCGCACTAGGAAGCGGGATTCTGCTTATCTGTGTCATCATTCTTTTTATGACTGATAATCCTTTTGTTACATTGAAAAGTTTCTTTATTAGCCCCTGGTCTTCCCGCTGGTTTATTGGTAATACTCTGGATCTGGTGGCATTGTATCTTGTGACTGCCCTGGGTGTTACTGTAGCCTTTCGTGGTGGCACCTTTAACCTGGGTGGGGAGGGCCAGATATATATTGGTGGCCTTAGTGCAACGGTGATACTCCTTTCGTTTCCTCTTTTGCCAGGTACCCTTGCACTGATACTTGCGGCTCTTGGGAGCATAGTCCTAGGGGCTTGCCTGGGGGTCATTTCGGGACTTTTGAAACGTTTTGCCCGCGCAGATGAGCTTATTACCAGCTTTTTACTTTCAGCGAGCCTTACGCCCGTAGCAGATTATCTCATTGCAGGCCCGTTGCGTGATAAGTCAGGAAATCTTTTAGCTAGTAGTCGGTTTTCTTCAGATAGGATTCTGCCTCACCTGTTGCTACCTTCAAGTTTATCTGTATCCCTCATCTGGGCCATAGGTCTTGTTTTATTAGTTTATATATTGATAAACAGAACTGAGGGTGGCTACCGGTTCCGTGTTGCAGGTGCTAGCCCTGAATTTGCCCGTTTTGGTGGCTTCCCAGCTCCGACCTATTGGGTGTACGCCCTAGGGTTTTCGGGAGCACTCCATGGGCTTGCCGGTTTTTTTGCAGTAGCCGGTACCTATGGGCTCTGTCATCAGGGGTTTTCGGGCGGCTTAGGGTGGAGTGGTATCGCAGTTGCTCTGATTGGCCGTAATGATCCTCTGGCACTGTTCCCTGCAGCGTTAATCTTTGCATGGCTTAAGGCTGGTTCAGATGTGGCGATTCTTGCATCAGGGCTCCAGTTTGAAACATCAGCCTTTGTTCAAGCGATAGTTTTGTTATTTGTAACAGTCCGATATGTTCCCCGTTTCTGGAGGAAACCATGA